From the Lysinibacillus fusiformis genome, the window CGCATATCCAACAGCGCGCTTACCCTATCCTACTGCGTCCCCCCATTTCTCAAACGGTGAGGAGGTGGTACAGGAATATCAACCTGTTGTCCATCGCCTACGCCTATCGGCCTCGGCTTAGGTCCCGACTAACCCTGAGCGGACGAGCCTTCCTCAGGAAACCTTAGTCATACGGTGGACGGGATTCTCACCCGTCTTTCGCTACTCATACCGGCATTCTCACTTCTAAGCGCTCCACCAGTCCTTCCGGTCTGACTTCAACGCACTTAGAACGCTCTCCTACCACTGACATCGTAGATGTCAATCCACAGCTTCGGTGAATCGTTTAGCCCCGATACATTTTCGGCGCAGCGTCACTCGACCAGTGAGCTATTACGCACTCTTTAAATGATGGCTGCTTCTAAGCCAACATCCTGGTTGTCTGTGCAACGCCACATCCTTTTCCACTTAACGATTACTTTGGGACCTTAGCTGGTGGTCTGGGCTGTTTCCCTTTTGACTACGGATCTTATCACTCGCAGTCTGACTCCCGTGTATAAATATCTGGCATTCGGAGTTTGTCTGAATTCGGTAAACCGGGATGGCCCCCTAGTCCAAACAGTGCTCTACCTCCAGTATTCTCATCACGAGGCTAGCCCTAAAGCTATTTCGGAGAGAACCAGCTATCTCCAAGTTCGATTGGAATTTCTCCGCTACCCACACCTCATCCCCGCACTTTTCAACGTGCGTGGGTTCGGGCCTCCAGTAAGTGTTACCTCACCTTCACCCTGGACATGGGTAGATCACCTGGTTTCGGGTCTACGACCACGTACTATTTCGCCCTATTCAGACTCGCTTTCGCTGCGGCTCCGCCTTCTAAAGCTTAACCTCGCACGTAATCGTAACTCGCCGGTTCATTCTACAAAAGGCACGCTATCACCCATTAACGGGCTCTAACTACTTGTAGGCACACGGTTTCAGGATCTCTTTCACTCCCCTTCCGGGGTGCTTTTCACCTTTCCCTCACGGTACTGGTTCACTATCGGTCACTAGGTAGTATTTAGCCTTGGGAGATGGTCCTCCCGGATTCCGACGGAATTTCACGTGTTCCGCCGTACTCAGGATCCACTCAGGAGAGAACGAACTTTCGACTACAGGGCTTTTACCTGCTCTGGCGGACCTTTCCAAGTCGCTTCATCTAACTCGCTCTTTTGTAACTCCGTATTGAGTGTCCTACAACCCCAAGAGGCAAGCCTCTTGGTTTGGGCTCTTCCCGTTTCGCTCGCCGCTACTCAGGGAATCGATTTTTCTTTCTCTTCCTCCAGGTACTTAGATGTTTCAGTTCCCTGGGTCTGCCTTCAAGACGCTATGTATTCACGTCAAGATACTACGCGATTAAACGTAGTGGGTTCCCCCATTCGGAAATCTCCGGATCAAAGCTCACTTACAGCTCCCCGAAGCATATCGGTGTTAGTGCCGTCCTTCTTCGGCTCCTAGTGCCAAGGCATTCGCCGTGCGCCCTTAATAACTTAACCTAACAGCTTTCAATACACATCGCATTTCGTTGTCAGCTTCACTCATTCAATCAGTCACGTACTTAAGTACGCTCCTTCCTTCACTCGATTGCTTCCTAGAACTGCTTGTGTCTTGAAACCTTTTAATGTTATTAAGCCTATAAAAAACTTAAAAAATAAATGTGTTTGTTACAATTTCAATGTCGTTTTATCCAGTTTTCAAAGAACAAGTTTTGAAGTGTTTCATTCAGAAAGAATGAACCTTCAAAACTGAACGCAAAACGTAATCTTACAAACCCAAGGTTTGTATTCCGAAATAATCCTTAGAAAGGAGGTGATCCAGCCGCACCTTCCGATACGGCTACCTTGTTACGACTTCACCCCAATCATCTATCCCACCTTCGGCGGCTGGCTCCAAAAGGTTACCTCACCGACTTCGGGTGTTACAAACTCTCGTGGTGTGACGGGCGGTGTGTACAAGGCCCGGGAACGTATTCACCGCGGCATGCTGATCCGCGATTACTAGCGATTCCGGCTTCATGTAGGCGAGTTGCAGCCTACAATCCGAACTGAGAACGACTTTATCGGATTAGCTCCCTCTCGCGAGTTGGCAACCGTTTGTATCGTCCATTGTAGCACGTGTGTAGCCCAGGTCATAAGGGGCATGATGATTTGACGTCATCCCCACCTTCCTCCGGTTTGTCACCGGCAGTCACCTTAGAGTGCCCAACTAAATGATGGCAACTAAGATCAAGGGTTGCGCTCGTTGCGGGACTTAACCCAACATCTCACGACACGAGCTGACGACAACCATGCACCACCTGTCACCGTTGCCCCCGAAGGGGAAACCATATCTCTACAGTGGTCAACGGGATGTCAAGACCTGGTAAGGTTCTTCGCGTTGCTTCGAATTAAACCACATGCTCCACCGCTTGTGCGGGCCCCCGTCAATTCCTTTGAGTTTCAGTCTTGCGACCGTACTCCCCAGGCGGAGTGCTTAATGCGTTAGCTGCAGCACTAAGGGGCGGAAACCCCCTAACACTTAGCACTCATCGTTTACGGCGTGGACTACCAGGGTATCTAATCCTGTTTGCTCCCCACGCTTTCGCGCCTCAGTGTCAGTTACAGACCAGATAGTCGCCTTCGCCACTGGTGTTCCTCCAAATCTCTACGCATTTCACCGCTACACTTGGAATTCCACTATCCTCTTCTGCACTCAAGTCTCCCAGTTTCCAATGACCCTCCACGGTTGAGCCGTGGGCTTTCACATCAGACTTAAGAAACCACCTGCGCGCGCTTTACGCCCAATAATTCCGGACAACGCTTGCCACCTACGTATTACCGCGGCTGCTGGCACGTAGTTAGCCGTGGCTTTCTAATAAGGTACCGTCAAGGTACAGCCAGTTACTACTGTACTTGTTCTTCCCTTACAACAGAGTTTTACGAACCGAAATCCTTCTTCACTCACGCGGCGTTGCTCCATCAGGCTTTCGCCCATTGTGGAAGATTCCCTACTGCTGCCTCCCGTAGGAGTCTGGGCCGTGTCTCAGTCCCAGTGTGGCCGATCACCCTCTCAGGTCGGCTACGCATCGTCGCCTTGGTGAGCCGTTACCTCACCAACTAGCTAATGCGCCGCGGGCCCATCCTATAGCGACAGCCGAAACCGTCTTTCAGTGTTTCACCATGAGGTGAAACAAATTATTCGGTATTAGCCCCGGTTTCCCGGAGTTATCCCAAACTATAGGGTAGGTTGCCCACGTGTTACTCACCCGTCCGCCGCTAACGTCGAAGGAGCAAGCTCCTTCTCTGTTCGCTCGACTTGCATGTATTAGGCACGCCGCCAGCGTTCGTCCTGAGCCAGGATCAAACTCTCCATAAAAGAAATTTGATTAGCTCAAATTGTTTTGCTGGCATCAATTTTGATGTCCAAATTTTTTGTTTCGTTCACTAACCGAAGCTAGCTACTTAAAACTTTATTGATTACGTTTTGCTTGTTCAGTTTTCAAGGTTCATTGTTTAAGTCGTTTTTCAGCGACTCCTTTATATTAACATCTCATTCAAAACATGTCAACAACTTTTTTAAAAAGTTTTTTGTGTTTCTTTCTGAGTTGTTCGTTATGTCTTAGCGACAATTAATATAATACAATACTAAAATACCATCCGTCAACTACTTTTCTAAAAAAATATCGAGGTATTTTTAAATACCTCGATTACAAGCATACTACAGTCATTACCCCATTTCTAGAGCATCTTTATTTACCTTGTAATGACGGTGAAATATTCTATCATTTTTCGCAGCAATTGGTTCTATTTGAATATAGCCTTTATCCACTAAATACTCAACAAACACTTCTAGATCTACTGAGTAATTTACGAGCTCATGATGGTCATGCAGTTCTTGAATGGTCCACATTTCTTTTGTTTGCATAACTTCTAATATATGCTGTGCTCCATCTCGTGTACGAGAGTGAATTAAAAACTCACTTGCTAAAAACAACAATTCTAAGCGCTTTTCTATTGGTTCATTACTTGTCACTAGCTCTTCATACAGCTTATAGATAGCCGGCTCAATTTTTTTCACTTGTGCCCAAACAGTTACTTCAGGATACAGGCCACTATCGATAATAGATAAACGGCCTAGATGATGTAGAGAATCAACAACGTGATTATAAGCATCTAAGTAACTTCCTTTATCGAAGTATTCTTTCCCTTCCAAATAGCGCCGAATTAACTTTGAAAATTGAATACCTGTTTTAATTTTACGGCCGCTATACGGAAATTCCTGCAATTCTATTTTTAATTTATGCAGAAACTCATTCCGATCAAATAGTACTCTACCGAAGAATATCCAATCGACGACCTTCCTATTTGAACCGATGAGTAACCATTTGCGAATTAATTTCTCCGTAACAGTATGTAGAGCGATTTTATTTCCTTCATATAAGTAATGTTTTGAAAAGACTGGTTGCTCTGCTTCTTTTACGATAATGAGTAAAACTGTATCAAATGTATCTGTAACGTTACTTTGTTCTTCACGCTTTTCCACTAAAATTACGCCTAATGTATTCGACTGACTCGCACGTTCTTGATATATTGGACGCAGTACTTGCTCCATGTTCAGCCCCCCTTTATTCATATAGGTTCTTTTGTTCCGTTAAAAATTCGACATACTCTAAAAGTATTCCTTCTTTCATTCAGTTCAAAGCTAAAATACTTTGCCCTTATATGTTATAGTAGATTTTAGATTGGGAGGCAAGATGAAATATGAAACCTTATAAAAGTAAAATTAATAAAATACGTTCATTCGCATTAGCACTAATCTTTTTTGGTTTTATTGTCATGTACGGAGGCATTTTCTTTAAAAATAGCCCGATATTAGTTTTAATTTTCATGTCTTTAGGTGTTCTTTGTATTATCGGTAGTACAGTTGTATATGCTTGGATCGGATTACTATCAACAAGAGCTGTTCAAGTTGAGTGTCCTAATTGCCATAAACATACAAAGGTTTTAGGCCGAGTAGATATGTGCATGTACTGCAATGAGCCATTAACACTTGATCCTACTCTAGAAGGTAAAGAGTTTGATCAATCCTATAATAGTAAAACAAAAAAATCCTAGCCCTTTTTTAAGAGCTAGGATTTTTATTGTACTTTTGCAGTAGCTGCTTTACATGATGGACAAGTGCCGTATATCTCTAAACGATGCGAATGCACATCAAAGCCTGTTACCTGTGATGCAAAATGCTCTATTTCGTCGAGTCCAGGATAATGGAAATCGACGATCTTACCACAGCATTCACAAATCATATGGTAATGATCGTTTGTCACGAAATCAAAGCGACTTGAAGCATCCCCGTAAGTTAGCTCTTTCACAAGACCTACTTCACGAAATACACGCAGGTTGTTATAAACAGTCGCTACACTCATATTAGGGAACTTGCCCTCAAGTGCTTTATAAATTTCATCGGCAGTAGGATGTGCCATTGATTGAATTAGATATTCCAAAATAGCATGACGCTGAGGAGTAATACGTACACCAGTTGTTTTCAACGTGTCCAGTGCATCTTGTAAATGCGTTGCAGACATCGTCATGCACCTCTTCCATAAGTATTATTAATTTATAATTGTTATAAATAGTGTATCCAATTCGTACTACTTCGTCAACAATCACACATTGCTTATTCTCAATAAATCAATGGTTATTCCTTAATATCCTCTTGATAAATCCATAACATTTTCTAAATCAGTGTCACCCTTTAGCCATTTTATTAGGCTTGGCTTGAAAATTTCTAAGCTGCGCTCAACATAACGAGAAGAATGACTTGATACATGAGGTGATACTATGACATTTGGTAATGTCCATAATGGATTGTCAGATGACAGAGGTTCCTCTTCAAATACATCTAAAACTGCGTGTCCTATTTGCTTTGTTTCAATCGCTTGAATGAGCACCTTTTCATCAACTAAATTACCTCGACCAAAATTCATGAAAATCGCACTATTTTTCATTGCGGCAAAATGCGCTTCTTTTAATAAATGGGTCGTTTCTTTTGTTTTTGGTAGCACAGAAATAACAATATCCGCATTAGGTAGCGCTTCTTTTAAATGGGCAAAGCTAATCATCGTATCCATATAAGCCGCTTCTTTTCCCGAGCGGTTACAGCCAATCGTCTTCACGCCAAAAGCTTGCAATAAACGCCCAACTTCCGAACCAATGGCACCTGGTCCCAAAATAAGTGCCGTACTATCTCGTAATTCCGTTTGCTGCGCTTTTTTCGACCATTCACCTTTCTTTTGCTGCTCATACACCCAAGGCAAAGCTCGTTTAATCGCTAAAATATGGGCGAGCATCGACTCAGCCATAGGTGTTTTATGAATGCCACGAACATTTGAGACTAGAATCCCACGTTCGATAATAGCCTGAGCTGGCATTTTTTCTATACCCGCCGATGCAACGAAAATCCATTTTAACTTGGTCGCATATTGAATACTTTCTTCTGTTAAATCTTCACCATATGTAACTAATACATCCGCTTGTTGAAGCTCTTCATTTGATAAGCCCTTTTCGAAGATAAATTCAACCTGTGGAAATTCTGCTAATAATGGCTCTCTTAAATCTGGTCTAGGTTCAAATGTAAAATAGATTCTCATTGTGCTGCCTCCTGTTCTGCTAAATATGTGTAAACTTCTTCAATATGATTTTTTACTCGAACTTTACGCCAAGCTTTTACAAGCTTACCCTCCGTATCAATTAAAAACGTTGAACGCTCTATGCCCATATATTCACGTCCATACATTTTCTTTAAAACCCATACATCATATGCTTCAGCAATTGCATGATCCTCATCAACTAATAATGAAAATGGTAAACCATGCTTATCAATAAATTTTGTATGTTTGTTTGCATTATCTGGGCTAACACCAAGAACAACAGCATTTAAATGACTGAAGTCCTCAAATTTATCGCGAAAATCACATGCCTCTGTCGTGCAGCCTGGTGTCATATCCTTTGGATAAAAGTATAAAATAACATTCTTTCCTTTAAAATCAGCTAAATGCACCATCTCGCCCTTTTCATTCATTAGAGAAAAATCCGGCGCCTTTTGTCCTTCTAGTAAAGTCATACAATCTCCTCCTCTGTAGGTTCTATTTTACTCTAAGTAACAAATCAAGTCATATCTCTTAATTTCTTTGGATTTCTTACAGCGATAGGTCTACAATAGATTACGTATAAAAAGTTAGGAGGCAATTCTATGAATCATGCAAAATCTGAAGCAATACATGCAGAGGCATTACAGCATATTGTTGGTGGTGTAAACAGCCCTTCTCGTTCATATAAAGCAGTAGGTGGCGGTTCTCCTGTAGCTATGGCTCGAGGAAAAGGCGCTTATTTTTGGGATGTAGACGGCAATCGTTATATCGACTATCTAGCAGCATATGGACCAATTGTTACTGGTCATGGCCATCCTCATATTGCAAAGGCCATAACGCATGCAGCTGAAAATGGTACATTATTTGGGACGCCGACTGAATATGAAGTTACTTTCGCAAAAATGTTAAAGGAAGCCATTCCTTCAATGGATAAAGTGCGTTTTAACAACTCTGGTACAGAGGCTGTTATGACAACGATTCGTGTGGCACGTGCCTATACAGGGCGTACAAAAATCATGAAATTTGCTGGTTGCTACCACGGTCACTTCGATTTAGTATTAGTAGCTGCAGGATCAGGTCCAGCAACATTAGGAACACCAGACTCAGCAGGTGTGACAACTTCGACTGCTGAAGAAGTTATTACTGTACCTTTTAATAATCCTGAAGCCTTTACAGAAGCCATGAATAAATGGGGCGAAGAGATTGCAGCTATTTTAATCGAGCCAATTGTAGGAAACTTTGGTATTGTTGAACCGCATCCTGGCTTCCTTGAATTAGTACACGCTACTGCAAAAGAAAAAGGGGCCTTAACGATTTACGATGAAGTCATCACGGCCTTCCGCTTCCACTATGGTGGCGCTCAAAATTTACTTGGCCTCACACCTGATTTAACTGCACTTGGTAAAGTTATTGGTGGTGGTTTACCAATCGGTGCATATGGCGGACGTAAAGAGATTATGGATACTGTTGCCCCACTCGGTCCAGCCTACCAAGCAGGTACGATGGCTGGAAATCCCGCATCTATGCAAGCGGGTATTGCCTGCCTAGAAGTGCTACAAACACCAGGCATTTACGAGGAAATGGATAGACTGGGTGGAATTTTAGAAGAAGGCATTTTAGCTGCTGCTAAAAAACATGACGTAACCATCACGTTAAATCGTCTCAAAGGGGCGCTGACTATTTACTTTACAGACGTGAAAGTAGAAAACTATGAGCAAGCTGAAAACTCTGACGGTGAAATATTCGGACGCTTCTTTAAACTTATGCTTGAACAAGGCATTAATCTAGCTCCTTCTAAATATGAAGCATGGTTCTTAACAACTGAGCATACAGAAGCAGACATTCAGGAAACAATTAAAGCAGTAGATACTGCGTTTTCACAATTGTAATCATGACAATAAAAAGGCGACTTGCTAGTAGAAGTCGCCTTTTTATTATTCATCCGTGCAAATCTATGTATTTTATGAGCACTTCCTTCTATAATGTAAAGAAGCTAAAAAATATTAGACAGAAAGGACATCTTTATGAAATTAGGTGCCCGTGTATTTAAAACTGGTGTAGCTATCGTATTTGCATTATTTATAGCAGAGTTGTTAAAACTGCCTTCACCTGTTTTTGCTGGAATTGCAGCCATTTTTGCTATTCAGCCTTCTATTTATCGTTCTTATCAAACCATTGTAGAGCAAGTACAAGCGAATATTATAGGTGCGACAATTGCCGTCATTTTCGGCTTACTTTTTGGTCATCATGTTGTTGCCATTGGTATAGCCGTCATAATAGCTATTGGTTTAATGTTGAAGTTTAAACTTGAAAAATCACTTTCGCTAGCGTTGGTATCAGTCGTAGCTATTATGGAATTTCAAGGGGATGACTTTTTAACGTTTGGTTTGATACGCTTTGTTACGATATTAGTTGGGGTATTAGCAGCATTTGTTGTTAACCTTGTGTTCTTACCACCAAAATATGAGATAAAACTATTTCGCAAAATTTATATTTTACAAGATGATATTATTCGTTGGACACGACTGGCTGTACGTCAAGCTTCTGAGCATACATCCACAAAGACAGCATTAAGTAAGTTTAAGAACCGTATGTTACGAGTGGATACGCTGTATGATTTATATAAGGAAGAGCGTAATTACTTTAAAAATAAAAAATATGTGAAAGCACGCAAACTAGTAGTCTATCGACAAATGATTTTAACTTCCAAGAAAAGCTTGGAATTGCTACAGCGTTTGCATAATCACGAAAACGAATTAGCTCAGCTCCCTACACAATTTCACTTAATGATTCAGGAGAGACTGGATTCCTTGCTAACGTACCACGAACAATTGCTGTTAAAATATACAGGGAAATTAAAACCTGAGCATTCCGAGTGGAGTAAAAGCATCGACTATGTCCAACGTAATGAATTAATGGAAATTTTCATTAAACAAGTCAACTTTGCTCGTGAAGAGGGCGATACGGAGTTTTCTAGCTATCACCTACTCTATATTTTATCGCGTATTTTAGATTATGAGGAAAACCTAGAACATCTAGATACACTCATCGTGTCCTACCAAAGCTATCATGGACATGAAATCAATGTAGAATTTGAAGAAGAATTCATTTAGCTAGCATTTTATGGCAACAGATTACCTTGATTCAGGGGGGCTTTTGAACACCCATTGAATGAAGATCACTCTGTTGCTTTTTCTATACAAAAAAACCTCCAAGTAGTGATCTACTTAGAGGAATAGAAGCTAATGACGCAATGTTAACAGTTGTTGCTCAGCTTGCTGGCGTTTGACCGTTTGCTCATCACGTAATTGCTGATAATTGGCAATACCTGAAACAATAGTATCCCACATTTCTTCAAGAGTCTGAATTGTGCTTGATTGTTGAGCCATGGCAGTACTTAGTTGCACTGCTTCATTGCTGGCTCCTCCAAATTGCTTCATACGGTTTTCAAACGCTGATGCAGATTGACTTTGTAATTGTTGACGCCTGTCATTCACTGCATTTATTAACCCCATTTTAAAAACAGGGATGGTCTTAACAAAAGCACCATTAATCTGTTCAATCAATTCACGATTGCCATTTCGTAGCATCTCGATTTGAGGGGCTGTTATAATCGCCACCATACGCGATTTATCTAACTCATCTATTTTTTGCTGGAGGAACTCTGCAATTGCTTGCAAACGATTTAGCTCCATTTTCGCCAGCTGATTACCTGCGTCGCTCTGTTTTTCATACATCGGAATCAATGTTGTTTGGACCTCATGTAGTTTCATATCAGTTGCTACGATATACTTTTCTAGTTCAAGGTAGTACATTAGGTCTTCTTGATATAAGCGTGCAAGTACTCGATTATCCTTTGCTAATTCCTCTTCCATCAGCACAAATTGATAATGGATTTTCTCAATATCTCTACCCAGTCCATTGTATTTCGTAAATAGATCGCCATCATTTTTAGTCTTACGTGCAAATAGCTTTTTAAAAAAGCCCTTTTGTTCAGCAAAATCTTGTTTGTCGAATGTCTGCATAAGTGCTTCAAGCTGCTTAAATAATTCATTTGATTCGAAAGTTGTTGACTGGGTGATGATAGCTAAAATTTGATCGGCAAATGTAGCTAATTTTGTTGCTGGCTCTTTTCCCAATGCCAATAGATCT encodes:
- a CDS encoding nucleotidyltransferase-like protein yields the protein MEQVLRPIYQERASQSNTLGVILVEKREEQSNVTDTFDTVLLIIVKEAEQPVFSKHYLYEGNKIALHTVTEKLIRKWLLIGSNRKVVDWIFFGRVLFDRNEFLHKLKIELQEFPYSGRKIKTGIQFSKLIRRYLEGKEYFDKGSYLDAYNHVVDSLHHLGRLSIIDSGLYPEVTVWAQVKKIEPAIYKLYEELVTSNEPIEKRLELLFLASEFLIHSRTRDGAQHILEVMQTKEMWTIQELHDHHELVNYSVDLEVFVEYLVDKGYIQIEPIAAKNDRIFHRHYKVNKDALEMG
- a CDS encoding YgzB family protein — translated: MKPYKSKINKIRSFALALIFFGFIVMYGGIFFKNSPILVLIFMSLGVLCIIGSTVVYAWIGLLSTRAVQVECPNCHKHTKVLGRVDMCMYCNEPLTLDPTLEGKEFDQSYNSKTKKS
- the perR gene encoding Fur family transcriptional regulator encodes the protein MSATHLQDALDTLKTTGVRITPQRHAILEYLIQSMAHPTADEIYKALEGKFPNMSVATVYNNLRVFREVGLVKELTYGDASSRFDFVTNDHYHMICECCGKIVDFHYPGLDEIEHFASQVTGFDVHSHRLEIYGTCPSCKAATAKVQ
- a CDS encoding D-2-hydroxyacid dehydrogenase, encoding MRIYFTFEPRPDLREPLLAEFPQVEFIFEKGLSNEELQQADVLVTYGEDLTEESIQYATKLKWIFVASAGIEKMPAQAIIERGILVSNVRGIHKTPMAESMLAHILAIKRALPWVYEQQKKGEWSKKAQQTELRDSTALILGPGAIGSEVGRLLQAFGVKTIGCNRSGKEAAYMDTMISFAHLKEALPNADIVISVLPKTKETTHLLKEAHFAAMKNSAIFMNFGRGNLVDEKVLIQAIETKQIGHAVLDVFEEEPLSSDNPLWTLPNVIVSPHVSSHSSRYVERSLEIFKPSLIKWLKGDTDLENVMDLSRGY
- the bcp gene encoding thioredoxin-dependent thiol peroxidase, with product MTLLEGQKAPDFSLMNEKGEMVHLADFKGKNVILYFYPKDMTPGCTTEACDFRDKFEDFSHLNAVVLGVSPDNANKHTKFIDKHGLPFSLLVDEDHAIAEAYDVWVLKKMYGREYMGIERSTFLIDTEGKLVKAWRKVRVKNHIEEVYTYLAEQEAAQ
- a CDS encoding glutamate-1-semialdehyde 2,1-aminomutase; translation: MNHAKSEAIHAEALQHIVGGVNSPSRSYKAVGGGSPVAMARGKGAYFWDVDGNRYIDYLAAYGPIVTGHGHPHIAKAITHAAENGTLFGTPTEYEVTFAKMLKEAIPSMDKVRFNNSGTEAVMTTIRVARAYTGRTKIMKFAGCYHGHFDLVLVAAGSGPATLGTPDSAGVTTSTAEEVITVPFNNPEAFTEAMNKWGEEIAAILIEPIVGNFGIVEPHPGFLELVHATAKEKGALTIYDEVITAFRFHYGGAQNLLGLTPDLTALGKVIGGGLPIGAYGGRKEIMDTVAPLGPAYQAGTMAGNPASMQAGIACLEVLQTPGIYEEMDRLGGILEEGILAAAKKHDVTITLNRLKGALTIYFTDVKVENYEQAENSDGEIFGRFFKLMLEQGINLAPSKYEAWFLTTEHTEADIQETIKAVDTAFSQL
- a CDS encoding FUSC family protein, which codes for MKLGARVFKTGVAIVFALFIAELLKLPSPVFAGIAAIFAIQPSIYRSYQTIVEQVQANIIGATIAVIFGLLFGHHVVAIGIAVIIAIGLMLKFKLEKSLSLALVSVVAIMEFQGDDFLTFGLIRFVTILVGVLAAFVVNLVFLPPKYEIKLFRKIYILQDDIIRWTRLAVRQASEHTSTKTALSKFKNRMLRVDTLYDLYKEERNYFKNKKYVKARKLVVYRQMILTSKKSLELLQRLHNHENELAQLPTQFHLMIQERLDSLLTYHEQLLLKYTGKLKPEHSEWSKSIDYVQRNELMEIFIKQVNFAREEGDTEFSSYHLLYILSRILDYEENLEHLDTLIVSYQSYHGHEINVEFEEEFI
- a CDS encoding toxic anion resistance protein, whose amino-acid sequence is MSNNSLTLEQLTLETAEAVKEQLRDHAEVQQIANQINIKNQVDLLALGKEPATKLATFADQILAIITQSTTFESNELFKQLEALMQTFDKQDFAEQKGFFKKLFARKTKNDGDLFTKYNGLGRDIEKIHYQFVLMEEELAKDNRVLARLYQEDLMYYLELEKYIVATDMKLHEVQTTLIPMYEKQSDAGNQLAKMELNRLQAIAEFLQQKIDELDKSRMVAIITAPQIEMLRNGNRELIEQINGAFVKTIPVFKMGLINAVNDRRQQLQSQSASAFENRMKQFGGASNEAVQLSTAMAQQSSTIQTLEEMWDTIVSGIANYQQLRDEQTVKRQQAEQQLLTLRH